From the genome of Deinococcus sp. AJ005, one region includes:
- the rplK gene encoding 50S ribosomal protein L11, whose protein sequence is MKKITGIVKLQLPAGKATPAPPVGPALGQYGANIMEFTKAFNALTADKGDAIIPVEITIFADRSFTFITKTPPMSYLIRKAAGLSKGSPTPNKAKVGKLNWDQVMEIAKTKMPDLNAGSVEAAANTVAGTARSMGVTIEGGPNA, encoded by the coding sequence ATGAAGAAAATTACCGGCATCGTCAAATTGCAACTGCCCGCAGGCAAGGCCACCCCGGCCCCGCCTGTCGGCCCCGCGCTGGGTCAGTACGGCGCGAACATCATGGAGTTCACCAAGGCGTTCAACGCCCTGACGGCGGACAAGGGTGACGCGATCATTCCTGTGGAGATCACCATCTTCGCGGACCGCAGCTTTACCTTCATCACCAAGACCCCGCCCATGAGCTACCTGATCCGCAAGGCCGCAGGTCTGAGCAAGGGCAGCCCCACGCCCAACAAGGCCAAGGTCGGCAAGCTGAACTGGGACCAGGTCATGGAAATTGCCAAGACCAAGATGCCCGACCTCAACGCGGGCAGCGTGGAAGCCGCCGCCAACACCGTCGCGGGAACTGCGCGCAGCATGGGCGTTACCATCGAGGGAGGCCCCAATGCCTAA
- the rplL gene encoding 50S ribosomal protein L7/L12 yields the protein MAYDKQAMIDQLGTLTIMELADLIDGLKEQWGVTAAVSMGGGAAAAAPAAEEKTEFDVVLVSAGASKINVIKEIRAITGLGLKEAKDMSEKGGALKEGISKDEADKFKAQLEAVGATVELK from the coding sequence ATGGCATACGACAAGCAGGCAATGATCGATCAACTCGGCACTCTGACCATCATGGAACTCGCGGACCTGATTGACGGCCTTAAAGAGCAGTGGGGCGTGACGGCTGCTGTTTCGATGGGTGGCGGCGCTGCTGCTGCGGCCCCCGCAGCCGAAGAGAAAACTGAATTTGACGTGGTTCTGGTGAGCGCCGGGGCCAGCAAGATCAACGTCATTAAGGAAATCCGCGCCATCACCGGCCTGGGTCTGAAGGAAGCCAAGGACATGAGCGAGAAGGGCGGCGCACTCAAGGAAGGCATCTCCAAGGACGAGGCCGACAAGTTCAAGGCCCAGTTGGAAGCCGTCGGCGCAACTGTCGAGCTGAAGTAA
- the rplJ gene encoding 50S ribosomal protein L10 — protein sequence MANPKNVQTLSTLKQSLNEIETFYVVDYQGLSAGQLSKLRRDIREKGGQLIVAKNTLIDRALQEGGRDFSATLKGPSALVLAHSDPAGVAKALADAAKGNDKGIPSVKSGFLEGNKVDASVVNRIASLGSKETLQAELVGVLSAHLSNFVGILEAYKTKLEEGGAGNSAGADDNAVAEGAAAESAAAGESTDEGAGA from the coding sequence GTGGCGAATCCCAAGAACGTGCAGACCCTCAGCACCCTCAAACAGAGCCTGAATGAAATCGAGACGTTTTACGTCGTCGACTATCAGGGTCTGAGCGCAGGGCAACTGAGCAAACTGCGAAGAGACATCCGCGAGAAGGGCGGGCAACTGATCGTTGCCAAGAACACCCTGATCGACCGCGCCCTTCAGGAAGGGGGCCGCGACTTCTCGGCCACCCTGAAAGGCCCCAGCGCCCTGGTGCTGGCCCACTCTGATCCTGCTGGCGTTGCCAAGGCTCTGGCCGACGCCGCCAAGGGCAACGACAAGGGTATTCCCTCTGTCAAGAGCGGCTTCCTGGAAGGCAACAAGGTGGACGCCAGTGTCGTCAACCGCATTGCCAGCCTGGGCAGCAAGGAAACCTTGCAGGCCGAACTGGTCGGCGTGCTCAGCGCCCATCTCAGCAACTTCGTGGGCATCCTCGAAGCGTACAAGACCAAGCTCGAAGAGGGCGGCGCTGGTAACAGTGCCGGTGCTGACGACAACGCTGTGGCCGAAGGTGCTGCTGCTGAGAGCGCTGCTGCTGGCGAAAGCACCGATGAAGGCGCGGGCGCTTAA
- a CDS encoding DUF2239 family protein: MTDLPTLTIFQGQERLLTAPLQDVLTFLKSRERATSLPLLTFDDQTGRQTDFDLRGSLEDVLERYAPAPAKAGPGRPRLGVVAREVTLLPRHWEWLEGQRGGASAALRRLIDEARKADPDGERRRQAQTATDRFLGVIGGDLPGYEDATRALYAGDGAAFAAQLQTWPEDLRTHALYLAAPAFTEKS; the protein is encoded by the coding sequence ATGACTGACCTGCCGACGCTGACCATTTTCCAGGGCCAAGAACGCCTGCTCACGGCACCACTTCAGGACGTGCTGACCTTCCTCAAGTCCAGGGAACGGGCCACCTCTCTACCCCTGCTGACCTTTGACGATCAGACCGGGCGGCAAACAGACTTTGACCTGCGCGGCAGTCTGGAAGACGTGCTGGAGCGCTACGCCCCCGCACCCGCCAAAGCTGGGCCGGGCCGCCCCAGACTGGGCGTGGTGGCCCGTGAGGTCACGCTGTTGCCCCGGCACTGGGAGTGGCTGGAGGGCCAGCGTGGCGGAGCCTCGGCAGCATTGCGGCGGCTGATCGACGAGGCCCGCAAGGCAGACCCGGACGGTGAACGCCGCCGACAGGCCCAGACCGCCACAGACCGCTTTCTGGGCGTGATCGGCGGTGATCTGCCCGGCTACGAGGACGCCACCCGCGCCCTGTATGCGGGCGACGGCGCGGCATTCGCGGCCCAGTTGCAGACCTGGCCGGAGGATCTCCGCACCCACGCGCTGTATCTGGCCGCGCCCGCCTTCACGGAGAAATCGTGA
- a CDS encoding acyl-CoA dehydrogenase family protein translates to MDFNLPDDLREVQATIRDFMLSRVEPRAHEIEDTNSVPPELFKEAAGLGLFGLSIPEEYGGVGLGMLGRCAVYEALGQGHMGFGGVISAHASIGTSGLVKLGNEEQKGRFLPRMASGECVAGFAITEPSSGSDAANIRTRAVKKDDVYVLNGTKHYISNAPIAGLLTVIAITDPSQGSKGMSAFLVEPQTTPGVRVGKIDEKMGQKGALSAEVIFEDAEIPAANLLGPEHMGYREALGILTAGRVGIAARSTGAMQRLLDLSVAHAKTREQFGQPIGEFQAVQFMLAEMEIAVQTSRVLWQKVAWMVDEGQDVRRMASVAKYHATEALSQVADKAVQVAGGMGYMKDSPVERYYRDQRLLRIYEGTSEIQKIIIAKSLLA, encoded by the coding sequence ATGGATTTCAATCTGCCCGATGACCTGCGCGAGGTGCAGGCGACTATTCGTGATTTCATGCTCAGCCGCGTGGAACCCCGCGCTCACGAGATTGAGGACACCAACAGCGTGCCACCTGAGTTGTTTAAGGAGGCCGCAGGGTTGGGCCTGTTCGGTCTGAGTATCCCCGAGGAATACGGCGGCGTGGGCCTGGGCATGCTGGGTCGCTGCGCCGTGTACGAGGCGCTGGGGCAGGGGCACATGGGCTTCGGCGGCGTGATCAGCGCCCACGCCTCAATTGGCACGTCGGGGCTGGTCAAGCTGGGCAACGAGGAACAGAAGGGGCGTTTCCTGCCGCGCATGGCGTCGGGCGAGTGCGTGGCGGGTTTTGCCATCACCGAACCCAGCAGCGGCTCGGACGCCGCCAACATCCGCACCCGCGCCGTTAAAAAGGATGACGTGTACGTGCTGAACGGTACTAAACACTATATTTCCAACGCGCCGATTGCCGGGCTGCTGACCGTGATCGCCATCACCGATCCCAGCCAGGGCAGCAAAGGCATGAGCGCCTTTCTGGTGGAGCCGCAGACCACCCCCGGTGTGCGCGTGGGCAAGATCGACGAGAAGATGGGGCAGAAGGGAGCGCTGAGTGCCGAGGTGATCTTCGAGGACGCCGAGATTCCCGCCGCTAACCTGCTGGGGCCAGAGCATATGGGCTACCGCGAGGCGCTGGGCATCCTGACCGCCGGGCGGGTGGGGATTGCCGCACGCAGCACCGGGGCCATGCAACGGCTGCTGGACCTCTCGGTGGCCCATGCCAAGACCCGCGAGCAATTTGGGCAGCCCATCGGTGAATTCCAGGCGGTGCAGTTCATGCTGGCCGAGATGGAAATCGCCGTGCAGACCAGCCGCGTGCTGTGGCAGAAGGTGGCCTGGATGGTGGACGAGGGCCAGGACGTGCGCCGCATGGCTTCCGTTGCCAAGTACCACGCCACCGAGGCGCTGTCGCAGGTGGCCGACAAGGCCGTGCAGGTGGCCGGGGGCATGGGTTACATGAAAGACAGCCCGGTGGAGCGCTACTACCGCGATCAGCGCCTGCTGCGAATCTACGAGGGCACCAGCGAGATTCAGAAAATCATCATCGCCAAGAGCCTGCTGGCGTAG
- a CDS encoding bifunctional diguanylate cyclase/phosphodiesterase yields MKPADRRGLNVALLATGAFALGHLGWVALHPRGADADGLVQTFSLGVLYASALTCWYAARSTPETAPTWRWMTLALGLYAVSDTLYALLEWRDGTVPSPSVLDAFYLGFYVLFIRACLALPRQPLRQAEAWRLTLDVGIVVGSLGVLLWYGALASLLGAAQASLISILVNLAYPVLGLCALGLLMTVIRRHDHIELKESLLALGLTTFVIGDTLYPSIDADGSFTSGIPEALLWTGGALLFALAAWNSRRAAPLGPSLTAVAHVTATISRPLYALTPYLGLAACFALALSTHGEVTLAAHGAMWGTAGVTLLVAARQIAALRDNAALTAQLAALNASLEQRVVARTAEVERGRAQLEARARELAWQAQHDSLTGLPNRAGFLSALDEAVEEQKQQGQQAPALAVLFLDLDGFKGVNDTLGHTVGDQLLIKVAARLRGALRPGEFAARLGGDEFMVLTSGPPQARAQQVLDLFALPFDLGDRPVKISASVGVSVYPDSGRDAESLYMHADVAMYEAKRAGKGAARAFMPQSTQALRSRSELEDRLSGALERGEFRLYYQPIHDVARQVVALEALLRWDSPELGLLSPGQFLPVIHERGLDGKLGDWVLDEACAQLARWHAAGHGGLRMAVNIFPTQFRSATFAQTVERVLACHGLTGAALELEVIGTLLSGCEAHAAGMMEALQRQGVLWSLCGFGVQTSALSPLLKLSIGVLKLDRSLIGALDGPLDGQEQARRAVGAITALAGALGLSVVAEGIETRAQWAAVTDLGCAYSQGFWLGHPQNVAKTAERLGRAPGHLPDSKPIVPS; encoded by the coding sequence ATGAAGCCGGCAGATCGGCGAGGACTGAACGTGGCCCTGCTGGCGACGGGCGCCTTCGCGCTGGGTCACCTGGGCTGGGTGGCGCTACACCCACGCGGAGCAGATGCGGACGGGCTGGTGCAGACCTTCTCGCTGGGCGTGCTGTATGCCTCGGCCCTGACCTGCTGGTACGCGGCGCGCAGCACCCCGGAAACGGCCCCGACGTGGCGCTGGATGACGCTGGCGCTGGGCCTCTACGCCGTGAGCGATACCCTGTACGCCCTGCTGGAGTGGCGCGACGGGACCGTCCCTTCTCCATCGGTACTGGACGCGTTTTATCTGGGCTTTTACGTGCTGTTCATCCGGGCCTGTCTGGCCCTGCCACGCCAGCCGCTGCGGCAGGCTGAGGCGTGGCGGCTGACCCTGGATGTCGGGATCGTAGTAGGTTCGCTGGGCGTGCTGCTGTGGTACGGCGCACTGGCCTCGTTGCTGGGCGCAGCGCAGGCGAGCCTGATCAGCATCCTGGTCAACCTGGCGTATCCGGTCCTCGGGCTGTGTGCGCTGGGGCTGCTGATGACCGTCATCAGACGCCATGACCACATCGAATTGAAAGAAAGCCTGCTGGCGCTGGGCCTCACGACTTTTGTGATCGGGGATACGCTGTATCCGTCCATCGATGCCGATGGCAGTTTCACGTCGGGAATCCCCGAAGCCCTGCTGTGGACCGGCGGCGCACTGCTTTTTGCCTTGGCGGCCTGGAACTCGCGCCGCGCCGCGCCGCTGGGGCCTTCGCTGACAGCAGTGGCGCACGTCACCGCCACAATCAGCCGGCCCCTATACGCGCTGACCCCTTACCTGGGATTGGCGGCCTGTTTTGCCCTGGCACTGTCCACCCACGGCGAGGTCACGCTGGCCGCCCACGGCGCAATGTGGGGCACGGCGGGCGTGACATTACTGGTGGCCGCCCGCCAGATCGCGGCCCTGCGGGACAACGCGGCCCTGACCGCGCAACTGGCCGCCCTGAACGCCAGCCTGGAACAGCGGGTGGTGGCCCGCACCGCCGAGGTCGAGCGGGGCCGCGCCCAACTGGAGGCCCGCGCCCGCGAACTGGCCTGGCAGGCCCAGCACGATTCGCTGACGGGCCTGCCCAACCGCGCCGGATTCCTGAGCGCGCTGGACGAGGCGGTAGAAGAGCAAAAGCAGCAGGGACAGCAAGCCCCTGCGCTGGCCGTTCTGTTTCTGGATCTGGACGGCTTCAAGGGGGTCAACGACACGCTGGGGCATACGGTGGGAGACCAGCTCCTGATCAAGGTGGCGGCCCGGCTGCGCGGCGCGCTGCGGCCCGGCGAATTCGCGGCCCGGCTGGGCGGCGACGAATTCATGGTGCTGACCTCTGGGCCGCCGCAGGCCCGCGCCCAGCAGGTGCTAGATCTGTTTGCCTTACCCTTTGACCTGGGAGACCGCCCGGTGAAGATCAGCGCCTCGGTGGGGGTCAGCGTCTACCCGGACAGTGGCCGGGACGCCGAGAGCCTGTACATGCACGCCGATGTCGCCATGTACGAGGCCAAGCGCGCGGGTAAGGGCGCAGCGCGCGCCTTTATGCCCCAGTCCACCCAGGCACTGCGTTCGCGTAGCGAGCTGGAAGACCGGTTGAGCGGCGCGCTGGAACGCGGCGAATTCAGGCTGTACTACCAGCCCATCCATGACGTGGCGCGGCAGGTCGTGGCGCTGGAGGCGCTGCTGCGCTGGGACAGCCCCGAATTGGGCCTGCTGTCCCCCGGCCAGTTTCTGCCGGTGATCCACGAGCGCGGGCTGGACGGCAAACTGGGTGACTGGGTGCTGGACGAGGCCTGCGCCCAACTGGCACGCTGGCACGCGGCAGGGCACGGTGGGCTACGGATGGCCGTGAACATCTTCCCCACCCAGTTCAGGAGCGCGACTTTTGCCCAGACGGTGGAGAGGGTCCTCGCGTGCCACGGCCTGACGGGGGCAGCCCTGGAACTCGAGGTGATCGGGACCCTGCTCAGCGGCTGCGAGGCCCACGCCGCCGGGATGATGGAAGCTCTTCAGCGCCAGGGGGTCCTGTGGTCCCTGTGTGGCTTCGGCGTGCAGACCTCGGCCCTGTCGCCGCTGCTGAAGCTGTCGATCGGGGTTCTCAAGCTGGACCGCAGCCTGATCGGCGCGCTGGACGGTCCGCTGGACGGGCAGGAACAGGCCCGCCGCGCCGTGGGAGCCATCACCGCCCTGGCCGGGGCGCTGGGCCTGAGCGTGGTGGCCGAGGGCATCGAAACCCGCGCACAGTGGGCGGCAGTGACCGACCTGGGATGCGCGTACAGCCAGGGCTTCTGGCTGGGCCACCCACAGAACGTGGCAAAAACAGCCGAGCGCCTGGGCAGAGCGCCCGGGCATCTGCCCGACTCCAAACCAATCGTGCCGTCCTAG
- the trxB gene encoding thioredoxin-disulfide reductase: MTSTLPQTRDYDVVIVGGGPAGLTAAIYTGRASLSTLILEKGLPGGQIAQTEEVENYPGFPEPISGMELAGRMQQQAEKFGGKIEMDEVEAIEQTGDHHYPFLVKGYSGNYRAKSVILATGANPKRLNVPGEEAFWGRGVSTCATCDGFFYRGKKVVVIGGGDAAVEEGLFLTKFADEVTLIHRRDSLRANKVAQARAFANPKMKFIWDTGVEEIQGDGAVSGVRLKNLKTGEVSDMTTDGVFIFIGHVPNTEFVKDTVKLREDGYVDVTDEIYTSVPLLFAAGDVSDYIYRQLGTSVGAGTRAAMSAERALAALEVAGAETAAD; this comes from the coding sequence ATGACCAGTACCCTTCCGCAAACCCGGGATTATGACGTTGTGATCGTCGGCGGCGGCCCCGCCGGACTGACGGCGGCCATCTACACGGGCCGCGCCAGCCTGTCCACCCTGATTCTGGAAAAGGGCCTGCCCGGCGGCCAGATCGCCCAGACGGAGGAGGTCGAGAACTACCCCGGTTTCCCCGAACCCATCAGCGGCATGGAACTGGCCGGGCGGATGCAGCAGCAGGCCGAGAAGTTCGGCGGCAAGATCGAGATGGACGAGGTGGAGGCCATCGAGCAGACCGGCGATCACCACTACCCTTTCCTGGTCAAGGGCTATAGCGGCAACTACCGTGCCAAGAGCGTGATTCTGGCGACGGGCGCGAATCCCAAACGCCTGAACGTCCCTGGCGAGGAAGCGTTCTGGGGCCGGGGCGTCAGCACCTGCGCCACCTGCGACGGCTTCTTTTACCGGGGCAAGAAAGTGGTGGTGATCGGTGGAGGAGACGCCGCCGTGGAAGAGGGGCTGTTCCTGACCAAGTTCGCCGACGAGGTCACGTTGATCCATCGCCGTGACAGCCTGCGCGCCAACAAGGTGGCCCAGGCCCGCGCCTTCGCCAACCCCAAGATGAAGTTCATCTGGGACACGGGCGTAGAGGAAATCCAGGGCGACGGCGCAGTGAGTGGCGTGCGTCTCAAGAATCTCAAGACGGGCGAAGTTAGCGATATGACCACCGACGGCGTTTTCATCTTCATCGGCCATGTGCCGAATACCGAGTTCGTCAAGGACACCGTCAAACTGCGCGAGGACGGCTACGTGGACGTGACCGACGAGATCTACACCAGCGTGCCCCTGCTGTTCGCGGCGGGCGATGTCAGCGACTACATCTACCGCCAGCTCGGCACCAGCGTCGGCGCAGGCACCCGCGCGGCCATGAGCGCCGAACGTGCGCTGGCCGCGCTGGAAGTGGCCGGGGCAGAAACGGCAGCCGACTGA
- a CDS encoding GIY-YIG nuclease family protein has product MTAPRQYKDFTPRMGVYRVMHAPSGRTLLGQSLHLDGMLNRIRFQLQNGLHPNRVMQADWQTDGPETFVFEVLDEIEPKNPGDEPVDDLEELLTLWQEKLALPPTQRY; this is encoded by the coding sequence GTGACTGCGCCCCGCCAGTACAAGGATTTCACACCGCGCATGGGCGTCTACCGCGTAATGCACGCGCCCAGCGGGCGCACCCTGCTGGGCCAGAGTCTCCATCTGGACGGGATGCTCAACCGCATTCGTTTTCAGCTTCAGAACGGCCTGCACCCGAACAGGGTCATGCAGGCCGACTGGCAGACCGACGGCCCCGAGACTTTCGTGTTTGAAGTGCTGGACGAGATCGAGCCAAAAAACCCCGGCGACGAACCGGTAGATGATCTCGAGGAGTTGCTGACACTATGGCAGGAGAAACTGGCTCTTCCCCCCACGCAACGGTACTAG
- a CDS encoding HD domain-containing protein — protein sequence MKPLRLSDRIGHKALGYAAKVRRLARSVRAVDAHPDDAWALTHLTAGEAQVYRGMDPRDREHACRVTLHLLREHPAAAPELVAAALLHDCGKSVRPYRVAERVLVGLVPTRLARWLPPVGALGIRAQHPALGATLLTRAGARARVVRLVALHHQPGTEPDAALLHHYDDQE from the coding sequence ATGAAACCCCTGCGTCTGTCTGACCGCATAGGCCACAAGGCCCTGGGCTACGCGGCCAAGGTGCGGCGGCTGGCGCGCAGCGTGCGGGCCGTGGACGCCCACCCAGACGACGCCTGGGCGCTGACCCACCTGACGGCGGGAGAGGCGCAGGTGTACCGGGGCATGGACCCCCGTGACCGCGAACACGCCTGCCGCGTCACCCTGCACCTATTGCGCGAACACCCAGCGGCGGCCCCTGAGCTGGTGGCCGCCGCCCTGCTGCACGACTGTGGCAAGAGCGTCCGCCCTTACCGCGTGGCCGAGCGCGTGCTGGTGGGGCTGGTGCCCACCCGGCTGGCGCGCTGGCTGCCGCCTGTGGGGGCGCTGGGTATCCGCGCGCAACATCCGGCGCTGGGGGCCACGCTACTGACCCGCGCTGGGGCCAGGGCGCGTGTGGTCCGGCTGGTGGCGTTGCACCACCAACCCGGCACCGAACCCGACGCGGCCCTGCTCCACCATTACGACGATCAGGAATGA
- a CDS encoding metal ABC transporter solute-binding protein, Zn/Mn family, translating to MFRTSFLIALLSAGVAAAAPLQVSVSNSILADFVRNVGGARVSINEIVPAGADPHSFQPSASVIRGLAGSRVLFVNGAGLEPWLPQVRASAPSVPVRTVTDGLKLRAGGGESGHTGEEHGDFDPHAWWDLGLAAGYVKNIQGVLTALDPAGKASYAGNTAAYLKKLSEADAYAKKQFATLPASKRQIVTNHDALNYFAARYGLKLVGAVIPGLSTEREPSARELATLITAVKKSGAKVIFTENTVNVRLAQALAKETGAKIAPPLYTDALGPKDSAGGTFLKALRFNVDAMVGALR from the coding sequence ATGTTTAGAACTTCGTTCCTGATCGCGCTGCTGTCTGCTGGGGTCGCCGCCGCCGCGCCCCTGCAAGTCAGCGTATCCAACAGCATCCTGGCCGACTTCGTGCGAAATGTCGGCGGCGCGCGGGTCAGCATCAACGAGATCGTGCCTGCCGGGGCCGATCCGCACAGCTTTCAGCCATCGGCCAGCGTGATCCGGGGGCTGGCGGGCAGCCGGGTGCTGTTCGTCAACGGGGCGGGCCTGGAGCCGTGGCTGCCGCAGGTGCGCGCCTCTGCGCCGTCGGTGCCCGTCCGCACTGTGACGGACGGCCTGAAACTGCGCGCAGGCGGCGGAGAATCAGGACATACCGGCGAGGAACACGGCGACTTCGATCCACACGCGTGGTGGGATCTGGGGCTGGCGGCGGGCTACGTTAAAAATATCCAGGGCGTGCTGACGGCCCTCGATCCGGCAGGCAAGGCCAGCTATGCGGGGAACACCGCCGCTTACCTGAAAAAGCTGAGCGAGGCCGATGCCTACGCCAAAAAACAATTTGCCACCCTGCCCGCCAGCAAACGCCAGATCGTGACCAACCACGACGCGCTGAATTACTTTGCCGCCCGCTACGGCCTGAAGCTGGTAGGTGCGGTGATTCCCGGCCTCAGCACCGAACGCGAGCCGAGTGCGCGCGAACTGGCGACGCTGATCACGGCGGTGAAAAAGAGCGGCGCGAAGGTGATCTTCACCGAGAACACAGTAAATGTTCGTCTGGCGCAGGCCCTGGCTAAAGAAACTGGCGCAAAGATCGCCCCGCCGCTGTATACCGACGCGCTGGGACCAAAAGACAGCGCGGGCGGGACGTTCCTGAAGGCGCTGCGCTTCAATGTGGACGCAATGGTGGGGGCACTGCGCTAG
- a CDS encoding GNAT family N-acetyltransferase: MDADLRASLLTAYDAQLREGTEMLSADSVDRSGPLWRGKFGDRGFVSYRSLNGLTGQALDELIAQTVAHYAADPHITSFEWKTRGHDTPADLPERLSAQGFEAEETETVMLGEARLLGQPVPLPDGVTLRRIDNQPDPYPDVVRAARAQELAFGQAFGTDDLMRRIEQGEGRVELWVAETAQEMVCVGRLEVIPDTEFAGLWGGGTLPEWRGRGIYRALTAARAQAALARGVRYLHSDSTEFSRPILERSGLLAVTTTTPYVWRR, translated from the coding sequence ATGGACGCTGACCTCCGAGCAAGCCTGCTGACCGCTTACGACGCCCAGTTGCGTGAGGGAACCGAGATGCTGTCCGCCGATAGCGTGGACCGGAGTGGCCCGCTGTGGCGCGGCAAGTTTGGGGACCGGGGCTTCGTGTCCTACCGTTCGTTGAATGGGTTGACCGGGCAGGCTCTGGATGAGCTGATCGCGCAGACCGTCGCGCATTACGCCGCCGATCCGCACATCACGTCCTTCGAGTGGAAGACGCGCGGCCACGACACTCCCGCCGATCTGCCCGAGCGCCTGAGCGCGCAGGGTTTCGAGGCCGAGGAGACTGAAACGGTGATGCTGGGGGAGGCCCGCCTGCTGGGCCAGCCCGTGCCTCTTCCAGACGGGGTGACGCTCCGCCGCATCGACAATCAGCCTGATCCCTACCCGGATGTGGTGCGGGCCGCCAGAGCGCAGGAACTCGCCTTCGGGCAGGCTTTCGGTACAGATGATCTGATGCGCCGCATCGAGCAGGGCGAGGGCCGGGTGGAACTGTGGGTGGCCGAAACCGCGCAGGAGATGGTCTGCGTGGGCCGCCTGGAAGTCATCCCTGACACTGAATTTGCCGGATTGTGGGGTGGCGGTACGCTTCCAGAGTGGCGTGGGCGGGGCATCTACCGCGCCCTCACCGCTGCCCGCGCCCAGGCTGCACTTGCCAGAGGCGTGCGCTATCTGCACAGCGACTCCACCGAATTTTCCCGCCCGATTCTGGAGCGCAGCGGGCTGCTGGCGGTCACCACCACGACGCCGTATGTCTGGCGGCGCTGA
- a CDS encoding metal ABC transporter ATP-binding protein, with translation MLGVEHLTVKYGSQVALEDATVRFEAGTFSAIIGPNGAGKSTLLRTLVGLLPDHNDAVRFDAGHTAQDCISYVPQQQTLDWGFPVTVWDTAMMGRTGRLGWLRWPGRADRERVAAALKETGVYELRHRHIGALSGGQRQRVLLARMLVRDGHLLLLDEPLTGVDATTQEQLMALLRAQADRGRAVVMVTHDLEQARRWCDHLILINRRVVADGTPAEVYTPQNIEATFSTSHLGHTHAEA, from the coding sequence GTGCTGGGCGTTGAACATCTGACTGTCAAATATGGCTCGCAAGTGGCTCTGGAAGACGCCACCGTGCGTTTCGAGGCTGGAACATTCTCGGCCATCATCGGTCCCAACGGTGCGGGCAAATCCACGCTGCTGCGGACGCTGGTGGGGTTGCTGCCGGACCACAACGACGCCGTGCGCTTCGACGCGGGCCACACCGCACAGGACTGCATTTCCTACGTGCCGCAGCAGCAGACGCTGGACTGGGGCTTTCCGGTCACGGTCTGGGACACGGCGATGATGGGCCGCACCGGACGCCTGGGCTGGCTGCGCTGGCCGGGCCGCGCGGACCGTGAGCGGGTGGCGGCAGCGCTGAAGGAAACCGGCGTGTATGAACTGAGACACCGCCACATCGGCGCGCTCAGCGGGGGCCAGCGCCAGCGCGTGCTGCTGGCCCGCATGCTGGTCCGCGACGGCCACCTGCTGCTGCTGGACGAACCGCTGACCGGAGTGGACGCCACCACGCAGGAACAACTGATGGCCCTGCTGCGCGCCCAGGCCGACAGGGGCCGCGCCGTGGTGATGGTCACCCACGATCTGGAACAGGCCCGGCGCTGGTGCGATCACCTGATCCTGATCAACAGGCGCGTGGTAGCTGACGGCACCCCTGCCGAGGTCTACACCCCGCAGAACATTGAGGCGACGTTCAGCACCTCGCATCTGGGACACACGCATGCGGAGGCTTGA
- the rplA gene encoding 50S ribosomal protein L1, which produces MPKHGKRYRALEGKVDRDKQYTIEEAAAMVKDIATAKFDETVEVHFRLGIDPRKSDQNVRGTVSLPHGTGRTVRVVVITKGENVAAAEAAGADVAGGDELIERIAGGFMDFDAVVATPDMMAAVGQKLARLLGPRGLLPNPKSGTVGPDVTGMVSSLKAGRIEFRNDKTGVIHAPIGKASFDPANLSANYAALVSALEGAKPSSAKGVFIRTVFMTTTMGPSIPLSLSAQS; this is translated from the coding sequence ATGCCTAAGCACGGCAAGCGCTACCGCGCACTGGAAGGCAAGGTGGACCGCGACAAGCAGTACACCATCGAGGAAGCCGCTGCCATGGTCAAGGACATCGCCACGGCGAAGTTCGATGAAACGGTGGAAGTCCACTTCCGCCTCGGCATCGATCCCCGCAAGAGTGACCAGAACGTGCGTGGCACGGTTTCGCTGCCTCACGGCACGGGCCGTACCGTTCGCGTGGTGGTCATCACCAAGGGCGAGAACGTCGCCGCTGCCGAGGCCGCTGGCGCAGATGTGGCGGGCGGCGACGAGCTGATCGAACGCATCGCGGGCGGCTTCATGGATTTCGACGCCGTGGTGGCGACCCCCGACATGATGGCGGCTGTGGGTCAGAAACTGGCCCGTCTGCTGGGGCCGCGCGGCCTGCTGCCCAACCCCAAGAGCGGCACCGTAGGTCCCGACGTAACCGGCATGGTCTCCAGCCTCAAGGCCGGGCGCATCGAATTCCGCAACGACAAGACCGGCGTGATCCACGCGCCCATCGGCAAGGCCAGCTTCGATCCGGCCAACCTGAGTGCCAACTACGCCGCGCTGGTCTCCGCGCTGGAAGGGGCCAAGCCCAGCAGCGCCAAGGGTGTGTTCATCCGCACCGTCTTCATGACCACCACGATGGGACCCAGCATTCCGCTGAGCCTCAGCGCCCAGTCCTGA